The Miscanthus floridulus cultivar M001 chromosome 17, ASM1932011v1, whole genome shotgun sequence genome has a window encoding:
- the LOC136516237 gene encoding protein GAMETE EXPRESSED 1-like, which produces MARQEEEIRSNFQSILENQQEFTAMQANISAALENVLHMAILVDSQSRLIRTFFFYCCVAFLLYMSTTAEQTLRIRGHLCLGLCASVMLESGVIKLGADDDYSTQLSMVLLLRSVLFAAATVHILHSIVTYKRG; this is translated from the exons atgGCTCGTCAAGAGGAGGAGATCCGCAGCAACTTCCAATCCATACTGGAAAATCAG CAAGAGTTCACAGCGATGCAGGCCAACATCTCTGCTGCACTGGAGAACGTCCTCCACATGGCCATCCTCGTGGACTCCCAGTCCCGGCTCATCCGGACCTTCTTCTTCTACTGCTGCGTCGCCTTCCTCCTGTACATGTCCACCACAGCCGAGCAGACGCTCCGCATCAGGGGCCACCTCTGTCTTG GTCTCTGTGCTTCGGTAATGCTGGAGTCTGGAGTCATCAAACTCGGAGCTGACGACGACTATAGCACTCAGTTGTCCATGGTGTTGCTGCTCAGATCGGTGTTATTCGCCGCTGCCACCGTTCACATCCTGCACTCCATCGTCACATACAAGAGGGGCTAG